The Blautia hydrogenotrophica DSM 10507 genome window below encodes:
- a CDS encoding branched-chain amino acid transporter permease, translated as MTVQQQVITILMVVLGTMLTRFLPFLIFPADKPTPKYIQYLGKVLPAAALGLLVVYCLKDVSVFQGSHGIPELISVILIVVLHFWKRQMLLSIAGGTICYMVLVQTVF; from the coding sequence ATGACGGTTCAACAGCAGGTGATAACAATTTTGATGGTGGTACTGGGGACGATGCTGACTAGGTTTCTTCCATTCTTGATTTTTCCGGCGGATAAGCCTACTCCGAAATACATACAGTATCTCGGGAAGGTGCTCCCAGCGGCAGCCTTGGGGCTTTTGGTGGTGTATTGCTTGAAAGATGTATCTGTTTTTCAGGGAAGCCATGGGATACCGGAGCTGATTTCAGTAATTTTAATTGTGGTTCTGCATTTTTGGAAACGACAGATGTTGCTCTCCATAGCCGGAGGGACGATTTGTTATATGGTTTTAGTACAGACTGTTTTCTGA
- a CDS encoding SPFH domain-containing protein: protein METKKNVEERVLKAKSGMGMLIFSILLILLCAPVIVVGVKIRLVGLGIVLGVILVLTGFILLGGLHIIHPNEALVLTLFGNYYGTLYDAGFYWINPFCSAINPTAQSKIVQEKEKNSQLGKSEISISVSKKVSLKTMTLDNKKQKVNDALGNPVEIGIIVIWKVKNATWSVLNVENYKEYLSIQCDAVTRNAARNYPYDTAEEAEEKTLRGSSQEIADIMQDELQMKVVDAGIEVIDVRITHLAYAPEIASAMLQRQQATAIIDARQKIVEGAVGMVEMALNQLSENEIVELDEERKAAMVSNLLVVLCGNKDAQPIVNSGSIY, encoded by the coding sequence ATGGAGACGAAGAAAAACGTGGAGGAGAGAGTGCTGAAGGCAAAATCAGGCATGGGTATGCTGATTTTTAGTATTTTGCTGATCCTGCTATGTGCGCCGGTCATAGTCGTCGGAGTGAAAATTCGTCTGGTTGGCTTGGGGATTGTGCTGGGGGTAATTCTTGTGTTGACAGGATTTATTTTGTTGGGTGGGCTGCATATCATTCATCCCAATGAGGCGTTGGTGTTGACTCTGTTCGGCAATTATTACGGCACATTGTACGATGCAGGATTTTATTGGATTAATCCATTTTGTAGTGCAATTAATCCGACGGCACAGTCTAAAATTGTTCAGGAGAAAGAAAAAAACAGTCAGCTTGGAAAGAGTGAAATATCTATAAGTGTATCTAAAAAAGTCTCACTGAAGACGATGACTCTGGACAACAAAAAGCAAAAAGTTAATGATGCACTGGGAAATCCTGTAGAGATTGGAATCATAGTAATCTGGAAGGTTAAAAATGCAACTTGGTCGGTATTGAATGTGGAAAATTACAAGGAATATCTTTCTATTCAATGCGACGCGGTTACTAGAAATGCAGCTCGGAATTATCCTTATGATACAGCTGAGGAGGCTGAGGAGAAGACTCTGCGGGGGAGCAGTCAGGAGATTGCAGATATCATGCAGGATGAACTGCAGATGAAGGTGGTAGATGCAGGAATTGAGGTAATAGATGTGAGGATTACCCATCTGGCTTATGCTCCTGAGATTGCTTCTGCAATGTTACAGCGTCAGCAGGCCACGGCGATTATTGATGCCCGCCAGAAGATCGTGGAAGGAGCAGTGGGTATGGTGGAAATGGCGTTGAACCAGTTAAGTGAGAATGAGATTGTGGAATTGGATGAGGAGCGAAAGGCTGCCATGGTCAGCAATCTGTTGGTAGTTCTCTGCGGAAATAAAGATGCTCAGCCTATTGTAAACAGCGGTTCTATCTATTAA
- a CDS encoding translation factor GTPase family protein, producing MERGMRGMKNLVVGILAHVDAGKTTLSESMLYLSGSIRKLGRVDHQDAFLDTYDLERSRGITIFSKQAVFSLKDCRITLLDTPGHVDFCAEMERTLQVLDYAILVISGADGVQGHTQTLWRLLQRYKIPVFLFVNKMDQDGTDREKLMEELKRKLDEGCVDFSQETEEWMEELAMCDERLLEEYLENGRLPVKEIPGLVKNRQVFPCYFGSALKLDGVREFLEGLEKYTAASSYPEVFGAKVYKIARDGSRLTYLKVTGGCLRVKMPLTNRKEGQEHSEQRWEEKVDQIRIYSGAKYETVPEACAGMVCAVTGLNHTYPGQGLGAEVDSGPPMLQSVLNYQIILPPDCDPYQTLGKLRELEEEDPQLHLVWNEKLGEIHAQVMGRVQIEILKSLIWDRYKIPVEFGVGNIVYKETIENTVEGVGHFEPLRHYAEVHLLLEPQERGSGLVFSTSCSEDELDRNWQRLVLTHLAEKEHLGVLTGSPVTDMKITLIGGRAHAKHTEGGDFRQATYRAVRQGLRKAKSVLLEPYYEFRLEIPTENVGRALSDIQRMNGSFQPPVTEEDMTLLTGEAPVSAMRDYQTEVVSYTKGRGRLFCALSGYQPCQEQDEIVGEIGYDPESDLENPTSSVFCAHGAGFVVPWNQVEEYMHVESIWEEAKQERPDVAAQVYSVPAYEDRKSFEQEEKELREIFERTYGSAKRPKEVLSGRVTRTYSERPIRRHRMVPEKEYLLVDGYNIIFAWEDLKELAEVNIDGARTKLMDILCNYQGYKKCVLILVFDAYKVEGHECEVTDYHNIHVVYTKEAETADQYIEKVVHEIGRKYQVTVATSDGLEQVIIRGQGASLLSARELREEISLVNEQIRQECDQRRQRGKNYLFDHLSEELVDYMEEVRLGKKEIE from the coding sequence ATGGAACGAGGGATGAGAGGAATGAAAAATTTAGTAGTGGGAATCCTGGCTCATGTGGACGCGGGAAAGACGACTCTTTCGGAGAGTATGCTGTATTTAAGCGGAAGCATCCGAAAATTAGGCCGTGTGGATCACCAGGACGCCTTTTTAGATACTTATGATTTGGAGAGAAGCAGGGGAATCACAATTTTTTCAAAACAAGCGGTGTTCTCTTTGAAAGACTGCCGGATTACCCTGCTGGATACCCCGGGACATGTTGATTTTTGCGCGGAGATGGAGCGAACGCTACAAGTGTTGGACTACGCGATTTTGGTCATCAGCGGGGCGGATGGAGTCCAAGGACATACGCAGACGCTGTGGCGGCTTCTGCAAAGATATAAAATTCCTGTATTTTTGTTTGTTAATAAAATGGACCAGGACGGCACAGACCGAGAAAAGTTGATGGAAGAGCTGAAAAGAAAGTTAGACGAAGGCTGCGTCGACTTTAGCCAGGAGACAGAGGAGTGGATGGAAGAACTAGCGATGTGCGATGAGAGACTGCTAGAAGAGTATTTGGAGAACGGCAGACTTCCTGTCAAAGAAATTCCGGGGCTGGTCAAAAATAGACAGGTCTTTCCCTGCTATTTTGGGTCGGCGCTGAAGCTTGACGGAGTGAGGGAATTTCTGGAAGGTCTGGAAAAATATACGGCCGCTTCCTCCTATCCGGAGGTATTCGGAGCAAAAGTCTATAAAATCGCCAGAGATGGCAGCCGGCTTACTTATCTGAAAGTGACTGGTGGATGTCTTCGAGTCAAGATGCCGCTCACGAACCGAAAAGAAGGACAGGAGCATAGCGAGCAGCGCTGGGAGGAAAAAGTAGATCAGATTCGTATCTATTCTGGTGCAAAATATGAGACAGTGCCGGAGGCTTGTGCCGGGATGGTGTGTGCAGTGACGGGACTGAATCACACCTATCCCGGTCAGGGGCTGGGGGCTGAGGTGGATTCTGGGCCTCCAATGCTTCAGTCTGTACTGAATTATCAGATCATCCTTCCTCCGGACTGTGACCCTTATCAGACGCTGGGCAAGTTAAGGGAGTTGGAAGAAGAGGACCCACAGCTTCATCTGGTCTGGAATGAAAAGCTGGGAGAGATTCATGCTCAGGTGATGGGGAGAGTACAGATTGAGATTCTGAAAAGCCTGATCTGGGACAGATACAAGATTCCTGTGGAGTTTGGCGTCGGAAATATTGTGTACAAGGAGACAATAGAGAACACGGTGGAGGGCGTCGGCCATTTTGAGCCTCTCCGGCACTATGCCGAGGTTCATTTGTTGTTGGAACCTCAGGAAAGAGGCAGCGGTTTGGTCTTCAGCACCAGTTGCAGTGAAGATGAGTTGGATAGGAATTGGCAGCGTCTGGTGCTGACACATTTGGCGGAGAAGGAACATTTAGGGGTTCTGACGGGTTCTCCAGTCACAGACATGAAGATTACCCTGATCGGTGGGAGGGCTCATGCAAAGCACACAGAAGGCGGCGATTTTCGGCAGGCTACATACAGGGCAGTCCGACAGGGGCTGAGAAAAGCAAAAAGCGTGCTGCTGGAACCGTATTATGAGTTTCGTCTGGAAATACCGACGGAGAATGTGGGTAGAGCGCTGTCTGATATTCAGCGTATGAACGGAAGTTTTCAGCCTCCGGTGACAGAGGAGGATATGACTTTGCTTACTGGGGAGGCGCCGGTATCCGCAATGCGGGACTATCAGACGGAGGTAGTTTCCTATACCAAGGGCAGGGGGCGACTGTTCTGTGCTTTGAGCGGATATCAGCCATGCCAGGAACAGGATGAGATAGTGGGAGAGATCGGCTATGACCCGGAGAGTGATTTGGAAAATCCCACGAGTTCCGTTTTCTGTGCCCACGGGGCAGGCTTCGTGGTTCCTTGGAACCAGGTGGAAGAGTACATGCATGTGGAGAGCATCTGGGAGGAGGCGAAACAGGAGCGGCCGGACGTAGCCGCGCAGGTTTACAGTGTTCCCGCTTATGAGGACAGAAAAAGCTTTGAACAAGAAGAGAAAGAGCTGAGAGAAATTTTTGAGAGGACCTACGGTTCGGCAAAACGGCCCAAGGAGGTGCTGAGTGGCAGAGTAACTCGGACATATTCTGAGAGACCCATCAGGAGGCACAGAATGGTTCCAGAAAAGGAGTATCTTCTGGTGGACGGCTACAATATTATCTTTGCCTGGGAGGATTTAAAAGAGCTGGCGGAAGTTAATATTGACGGGGCCAGGACGAAGCTGATGGACATTCTCTGCAATTACCAAGGTTATAAAAAATGTGTTTTGATTCTTGTCTTTGACGCTTACAAAGTAGAGGGACATGAATGTGAAGTGACGGATTATCATAACATCCATGTGGTCTACACAAAAGAGGCAGAGACCGCAGATCAATATATAGAGAAAGTGGTTCATGAGATCGGGAGAAAATACCAGGTGACGGTAGCTACCTCTGATGGCCTGGAACAAGTGATTATACGGGGGCAGGGGGCCAGCCTGCTGTCAGCCAGAGAACTAAGAGAAGAGATTTCCCTGGTAAATGAGCAGATTCGCCAGGAGTGTGACCAAAGAAGGCAAAGAGGAAAAAACTACCTTTTCGATCATCTCTCCGAGGAGCTGGTGGATTATATGGAAGAGGTTCGTCTGGGGAAAAAAGAGATAGAGTAG
- a CDS encoding pyridoxal phosphate-dependent aminotransferase, whose product MPELSNRVNLFTDSVIRRMTRISDEYGAINLSQGYPDFAPPRPMLERLKEVAMEGPHQYSVTFGAENLRAALANKFGKAIQREIDPKEEVLVTCGGTEAMMSAMMTVCNPKDKVIVFSPFYENYGADAILSGAEPIYVPLIPPDFHFEPQALEEAFCQNAKALILCNPSNPTGKVFTLEELNLIGRLAKKYDAFIITDEVYEHMVYPPNRHIYMASLPDMYERTVSCSSLSKTYSITGWRLGYLIGPKRVIENAKKVHDFLTVGAPSPLQEAACVGVNFPDEYYRDFSEMYREKRDYFCRRLDEMGLKHTLPQGTYFVLLDISDFLAMEKFEGFTDLQFCEWMTREIKVAAVPGSSFFREPVNHLIRLHFARSKETLDEALNRLEKMAAMLEH is encoded by the coding sequence ATGCCAGAGTTGAGCAATCGAGTGAATTTATTTACAGATTCTGTGATTCGGCGTATGACCAGAATCAGTGACGAATACGGAGCGATTAACCTGTCTCAGGGCTATCCTGATTTTGCGCCGCCGAGACCAATGCTAGAACGGCTAAAAGAGGTAGCTATGGAAGGGCCTCACCAGTATTCGGTGACTTTTGGAGCTGAAAATTTAAGAGCCGCGCTGGCGAATAAATTCGGAAAGGCAATTCAAAGAGAGATCGATCCCAAGGAGGAGGTGTTGGTGACCTGCGGCGGAACGGAGGCGATGATGTCCGCGATGATGACGGTCTGCAACCCCAAAGATAAGGTGATCGTGTTTAGTCCTTTCTATGAGAATTACGGAGCAGATGCCATCCTTTCCGGAGCAGAACCGATCTATGTGCCTTTGATACCGCCGGATTTTCATTTTGAACCTCAAGCGCTGGAAGAGGCTTTTTGCCAGAATGCAAAAGCGTTGATTCTGTGTAATCCCTCCAATCCTACAGGAAAAGTATTCACGCTGGAAGAGCTGAATTTGATCGGACGGCTTGCCAAGAAATACGACGCTTTCATTATCACAGACGAGGTCTATGAGCATATGGTATATCCGCCTAACCGGCACATCTATATGGCGAGCCTGCCAGATATGTATGAGCGGACAGTCAGTTGCAGTTCTCTGTCTAAGACTTACTCGATCACTGGATGGAGGCTGGGATATCTGATTGGTCCCAAAAGAGTGATTGAAAATGCGAAAAAGGTTCACGATTTTCTGACCGTGGGGGCGCCCTCTCCATTGCAGGAGGCTGCCTGTGTCGGTGTGAATTTTCCAGATGAGTACTATAGGGATTTCAGCGAGATGTATAGAGAAAAGAGGGACTACTTCTGTCGGAGGCTGGATGAGATGGGCCTGAAACACACGCTGCCACAAGGTACCTATTTTGTGCTTTTGGACATTTCAGATTTCCTGGCTATGGAAAAGTTTGAAGGCTTTACAGATTTGCAGTTTTGCGAGTGGATGACACGGGAGATCAAGGTGGCAGCGGTGCCAGGGTCCAGCTTCTTTCGGGAACCGGTGAACCATCTGATACGTCTTCATTTTGCCAGAAGTAAGGAGACATTGGATGAGGCGCTGAATCGGCTGGAAAAGATGGCCGCCATGCTGGAGCATTAA
- a CDS encoding glycoside hydrolase family 2 protein produces MRLKDAISTLSFGQKRGKLNVMYTQWGECVAQESKKSDYVPLKEYPRPQMRRKQYQILNGWWRYMVVKEKSWEIPRGRKFQGKILVPFSPESLLSGADFQLLPGETLWYEREVDLKPEENQGRRLLLHFGAVDQECKVFWNGTLVGEHLGGYLPFSMDITGYVREGKNKIQVACRDESDTGWRTRGKQKLEAGGMFYTAQSGIWQTVWLEWVPDVYVRRLKISPDYDSEALDLGIYPGGSKPGEVSSLWVEVYEGDGLVYRHEAQMQKESVTVHLKIPNFHKWSPEDPFLYGLRVGLGEDVVESYFAMRVFTKEPDTQGVPRLCLNHRPYFFNGVLDQGYWPDGLCTAPTDDALRADIIRMKRLGFRLMRKHCKIEPLRWYYHCDRLGMVVWQDMVNGGESYDMKRLCYLPTVLPKLTEGKSWSAAAAGRKNMKGCQEWLAECRETIRTLYNSPCVGAWVIFNEGWGQFATEPVTRMVKKADPSRPVDSASGWFDCGCGDIKSVHNYFETLICPKDRRTGKIEEARACVISEYGGLALAIEGHLSSDRVYGYRKLKTGEEFQRRYEQFQSQLKKLQREGLSAAIYTQVSDIEDEINGIYTYDRKVCKLQ; encoded by the coding sequence ATGAGACTGAAAGATGCGATTTCTACTTTATCATTCGGACAAAAGAGGGGAAAGCTGAATGTTATGTATACACAATGGGGAGAGTGTGTGGCTCAGGAATCCAAGAAGTCTGATTATGTCCCACTGAAGGAGTATCCGAGACCACAGATGAGAAGAAAACAGTATCAGATTCTCAACGGTTGGTGGCGATACATGGTTGTCAAAGAAAAGAGTTGGGAAATTCCCAGAGGCCGAAAATTCCAGGGAAAAATTCTGGTTCCGTTTTCACCGGAAAGCCTATTGTCGGGTGCAGATTTTCAGCTTTTGCCGGGCGAGACTCTCTGGTATGAACGGGAGGTTGATCTAAAGCCGGAAGAGAATCAGGGCAGACGGCTCCTCCTTCATTTTGGAGCTGTAGATCAGGAATGCAAGGTTTTTTGGAACGGAACGTTGGTGGGAGAGCATTTGGGAGGATATCTTCCTTTTTCTATGGATATCACTGGTTACGTCCGGGAAGGAAAGAACAAAATTCAGGTGGCTTGTCGGGATGAGAGCGACACCGGATGGAGAACCCGGGGTAAGCAGAAGCTAGAGGCAGGCGGAATGTTTTATACTGCTCAGAGCGGAATCTGGCAGACGGTATGGTTGGAGTGGGTTCCAGATGTCTATGTTCGCAGATTGAAGATATCCCCGGATTATGATTCGGAAGCTCTGGATCTCGGGATATATCCGGGAGGCAGCAAACCAGGAGAAGTCAGCTCTCTTTGGGTGGAAGTCTATGAGGGAGACGGACTGGTTTATCGTCATGAGGCACAGATGCAGAAGGAATCCGTCACGGTTCATCTGAAGATTCCGAATTTTCACAAGTGGAGTCCGGAAGACCCGTTCCTCTATGGTCTTAGAGTAGGTCTGGGAGAAGATGTGGTGGAGAGCTATTTCGCCATGAGAGTCTTCACGAAGGAGCCGGATACGCAGGGAGTGCCGCGCCTTTGTCTGAATCATCGACCATACTTTTTCAACGGCGTGTTGGACCAAGGGTATTGGCCGGATGGTCTGTGCACAGCGCCCACAGACGACGCGCTGAGAGCGGATATCATAAGGATGAAAAGATTAGGTTTCCGGCTGATGCGTAAGCACTGCAAAATAGAGCCGTTGCGGTGGTACTATCACTGTGACCGCCTGGGAATGGTGGTCTGGCAGGATATGGTCAACGGCGGGGAGAGCTATGACATGAAACGTCTCTGTTATCTTCCAACGGTTTTGCCGAAGCTGACGGAGGGAAAATCGTGGTCTGCGGCTGCTGCGGGGCGTAAAAATATGAAGGGTTGCCAGGAATGGCTGGCAGAGTGCCGGGAAACTATACGGACACTCTATAACAGCCCGTGCGTGGGGGCTTGGGTGATTTTCAATGAAGGATGGGGGCAATTTGCCACGGAGCCTGTCACAAGGATGGTGAAAAAGGCTGACCCGTCCAGGCCAGTGGACTCAGCCAGTGGATGGTTTGACTGTGGATGCGGCGATATAAAAAGCGTCCACAACTATTTTGAGACGTTAATCTGTCCGAAAGACAGAAGAACAGGAAAAATAGAAGAGGCGAGAGCCTGCGTGATTTCAGAGTACGGAGGGCTTGCGCTGGCTATAGAAGGTCATCTGTCCAGCGACCGTGTATATGGCTATAGGAAGCTGAAGACGGGAGAGGAATTTCAAAGAAGATATGAGCAGTTTCAAAGTCAATTGAAAAAGTTACAGAGAGAAGGACTTTCGGCAGCGATCTATACTCAGGTATCGGATATTGAAGATGAGATCAACGGTATCTATACTTATGATCGGAAAGTATGTAAATTGCAGTAG
- the asrC gene encoding sulfite reductase subunit C: protein MYLDINTKKLKKNAFRVSKHRGETASRVRVPGGKCNAEVLSKVAEIARKYGNGSVHLTTRQGFEIEGISLTDIEKVNQELQPIIENLGINQTIPGTGYPASGTRNVSACIGNRVCPFANYDTAAFAKRIEDAIFPNDLHFKIALTGCANDCIKARMHDFGIIGMTIPQYEPSRCVSCSACIKGCDKLSVNVLRMENYKIERNAEKCVGCGVCVTKCPTRAWTRSQQKYYRLTIMGRTGKRNPRLGEDFLVWVDEDTIIKVILNTYKFVEKYIDRSAPGGKEHVGYIIDRTGFTEFKKWALDGVELLPETIVKDPVYWNGIHYR, encoded by the coding sequence ATGTATCTAGATATCAATACCAAAAAATTGAAAAAAAATGCTTTTCGTGTCTCCAAGCACCGTGGGGAGACAGCCTCCAGAGTCCGTGTACCTGGCGGCAAATGCAACGCTGAGGTCTTATCCAAAGTAGCTGAAATTGCCCGTAAATACGGAAACGGCAGCGTACATCTGACCACCCGTCAAGGATTTGAGATTGAGGGAATTTCCTTAACCGACATAGAAAAAGTAAACCAGGAGCTTCAGCCGATCATTGAAAATCTCGGAATCAACCAGACCATTCCCGGAACCGGCTATCCCGCCTCAGGGACCAGAAATGTCAGCGCCTGTATCGGAAACCGTGTCTGTCCCTTTGCCAACTATGACACAGCGGCCTTCGCAAAGAGAATCGAAGACGCAATTTTCCCCAACGATCTGCATTTTAAGATCGCTTTGACTGGCTGTGCCAACGACTGCATCAAGGCCAGAATGCACGATTTCGGTATCATCGGAATGACCATTCCCCAGTATGAACCGTCCCGCTGCGTATCTTGCAGCGCTTGTATCAAAGGCTGTGACAAATTATCCGTGAATGTGCTTCGCATGGAAAACTATAAAATCGAACGAAATGCCGAAAAATGTGTAGGTTGCGGCGTCTGCGTCACAAAATGTCCCACTCGTGCCTGGACCAGAAGTCAGCAGAAATATTATCGTCTGACGATTATGGGCCGAACTGGAAAGCGCAATCCCCGCCTAGGCGAAGATTTTCTGGTATGGGTAGATGAGGACACGATCATAAAAGTAATCTTAAATACCTACAAATTTGTAGAAAAATACATCGACCGTTCTGCGCCAGGCGGCAAGGAGCACGTAGGCTATATCATCGACCGGACTGGCTTCACAGAATTCAAAAAATGGGCATTGGACGGCGTAGAACTTCTGCCTGAAACCATTGTCAAAGATCCCGTATACTGGAACGGAATCCATTACCGCTAA
- the asrB gene encoding anaerobic sulfite reductase subunit AsrB translates to MSNEYMPFLSQIKEIIRHTDIEYTFRMSFVGTVKPGQFFEVSIPKYGEAPISVSGIGEDYVDLTIRKVGKVTNEIFENKVGKTLFMRGPYGNGFDVSDYQGKELVVIAGGTGVSPVKAVVDYFGNHPQEVLSLTTIVGFKAPEYILFHEDLKRWESQMNLTVTVDSAKEPGYQVGLVTKYIPDLKFRKLQNAAAIVVGPPVMMKFAVAELEKLGIKDEQIWISQERKMCCGLGKCGHCRMGDAYICLDGPVFNYTEGKKLMD, encoded by the coding sequence ATGAGCAATGAATACATGCCTTTCTTATCACAGATCAAAGAAATTATCCGGCACACGGATATTGAATATACATTCCGTATGAGCTTTGTGGGAACTGTGAAGCCCGGCCAGTTTTTTGAAGTGTCCATTCCAAAATATGGCGAAGCTCCGATCTCTGTCAGCGGTATCGGTGAAGATTACGTGGATTTAACCATCCGAAAAGTAGGAAAGGTCACCAATGAAATCTTTGAAAACAAAGTGGGAAAAACTCTTTTCATGCGCGGCCCCTACGGAAACGGTTTTGACGTGTCCGACTATCAGGGAAAAGAACTGGTTGTCATTGCAGGGGGCACCGGCGTCTCACCAGTCAAAGCTGTCGTCGACTACTTTGGAAACCATCCCCAGGAGGTACTTTCCTTGACCACAATCGTAGGCTTTAAAGCCCCAGAATATATTCTGTTCCACGAAGATTTAAAGCGCTGGGAATCCCAGATGAACCTCACCGTCACTGTGGACTCTGCGAAAGAACCTGGCTATCAGGTGGGTCTGGTGACAAAATACATCCCCGATTTAAAATTCCGAAAACTTCAAAATGCGGCCGCCATCGTGGTAGGACCTCCTGTGATGATGAAATTCGCTGTGGCAGAACTGGAAAAGCTTGGAATCAAGGACGAACAGATCTGGATTTCTCAGGAAAGAAAGATGTGCTGCGGTCTGGGAAAATGTGGTCACTGCCGGATGGGCGACGCCTACATCTGCCTGGACGGACCTGTATTTAACTACACCGAAGGAAAAAAATTAATGGATTAG
- the asrA gene encoding anaerobic sulfite reductase subunit AsrA, translating into MGNLFNIKTASCLLEKLQKEYDVYGPKRFPGDGCFSDTVTVRYGILNSLEELVWDKKSDYSFKETLLPISDTIMYFTESSTKLPEPKKKRLIFLRSCELHALKRLDEIYLRNGAVDYYYQEARKNAKFILMGCEHSFESCFCVSMGTNQSDGYDAYIHPEKDGFYLEFKDDELKKSAQGLSAPQKDSKIQYVSENEEKVCLPVHLPEDIGLHEMWQEYAGRCIGCGRCNFVCPTCTCFTMQDIFYRDNENAGERRRVWASCQVDGYSDIAGGIRFRKDQGERMRFKVLHKVYNYKNRFGYHMCVGCGRCENVCPEYISYIHCLHKLSEIGGQKNEQ; encoded by the coding sequence ATGGGAAATCTTTTCAACATAAAAACAGCTTCCTGTCTTCTCGAGAAACTGCAAAAAGAGTATGACGTCTATGGACCTAAACGGTTCCCCGGGGACGGCTGTTTCTCAGACACCGTCACCGTCCGCTATGGAATCCTGAATTCCCTGGAGGAGCTCGTGTGGGACAAGAAATCAGACTACAGCTTCAAAGAGACGCTGTTGCCCATCTCTGACACCATCATGTATTTCACAGAAAGCAGCACAAAACTGCCGGAACCTAAGAAAAAACGGTTAATTTTTCTGCGTTCCTGCGAGCTCCATGCGCTGAAGAGGCTGGATGAAATCTATCTTCGCAATGGCGCCGTGGACTATTACTATCAGGAAGCCCGTAAAAATGCGAAATTCATTCTCATGGGTTGTGAGCATTCTTTTGAGTCCTGCTTCTGTGTGAGTATGGGAACAAATCAGTCTGACGGTTACGATGCTTACATCCACCCCGAAAAGGACGGGTTTTACCTGGAATTCAAAGATGATGAACTAAAAAAATCTGCCCAAGGACTGAGTGCCCCTCAAAAAGACAGCAAAATTCAGTATGTCTCCGAGAATGAAGAGAAAGTCTGTCTCCCAGTACACCTCCCAGAAGATATCGGACTTCACGAAATGTGGCAGGAATATGCCGGGCGCTGCATCGGCTGTGGGCGCTGTAATTTTGTCTGTCCCACCTGTACCTGCTTCACAATGCAGGACATCTTCTATCGAGACAACGAAAATGCCGGGGAACGCCGCCGTGTGTGGGCATCCTGCCAGGTGGACGGTTACTCAGATATCGCCGGCGGCATCCGTTTCCGCAAGGACCAGGGAGAGCGGATGCGCTTCAAAGTGCTGCACAAGGTCTACAACTATAAAAACCGCTTTGGCTATCATATGTGCGTGGGCTGCGGACGCTGCGAGAATGTCTGTCCGGAATATATCTCCTATATCCACTGCCTGCACAAACTCTCAGAGATAGGAGGACAAAAAAATGAGCAATGA
- a CDS encoding Crp/Fnr family transcriptional regulator gives MNTSSIQQLQTSAFFKDLPQDIIQTLLNLGRLCEYSKREIIFHAGIYEEQVYLLLEGEVMVYNLTKHGNKKILFILGKGHLLNHNIVSQRPVSVFCEAVQSAQILEIPLRNFQKLMICHPCLTQAVMTEYERYIWRLSHQLKNTSGSLLLERKIAAKLWKLGRDFGVRKKDGVHIQVKLTMTLLADFVGAPRENVSRACKSLSQRDLLYYQNQQFILPNMDGLSDFYKQK, from the coding sequence ATGAACACATCAAGCATTCAGCAGCTGCAAACTTCGGCTTTCTTCAAAGATCTCCCGCAGGATATCATTCAGACCCTCCTAAATCTAGGACGTCTCTGTGAATATTCCAAAAGAGAAATCATCTTTCACGCCGGAATCTATGAGGAACAGGTCTATCTTCTGTTGGAAGGCGAGGTCATGGTCTATAATTTAACCAAACATGGAAACAAAAAGATTTTGTTTATCTTGGGAAAAGGCCATCTTCTGAACCACAATATTGTCAGCCAAAGACCTGTCTCCGTCTTCTGCGAAGCAGTTCAGTCTGCACAAATTCTGGAAATTCCGCTCAGAAATTTCCAGAAACTGATGATCTGTCATCCCTGTCTGACCCAAGCGGTCATGACAGAGTATGAAAGGTATATCTGGCGCCTCAGCCATCAGCTGAAAAACACCAGCGGCAGCCTTCTCCTGGAGAGAAAAATTGCCGCAAAGCTCTGGAAACTGGGGCGCGACTTTGGAGTGAGAAAAAAAGACGGCGTACATATCCAGGTAAAACTAACCATGACCCTGCTGGCAGATTTTGTCGGAGCACCCAGGGAGAATGTCTCCCGTGCCTGCAAAAGTCTCTCCCAAAGGGACCTGCTGTACTATCAAAACCAACAGTTCATCCTCCCGAATATGGACGGACTGTCAGATTTCTACAAACAAAAATAA